In Labrus mixtus chromosome 3, fLabMix1.1, whole genome shotgun sequence, a single window of DNA contains:
- the ttc39a gene encoding tetratricopeptide repeat protein 39A isoform X2 — protein sequence MKMSEEEETLSNGCLRSDLSLALEDCMSALDLFLRNQFEEAQAQLRCRTKDSMYHALTYATILEMQAMMTFDPHHILAAGNTMKEAQALCQRHRKKSSFSKNFTEEELHAEVCFAECLLQRAALTFLQDENMISFIKGGIKVRNSYQTYKELHTVLQSAGYIHGENHGHFEGGVKLGVGAFNLMISMLPTRTLKLLEFVGFSGNKEFGLQQLQEGSAETTFRSFLCNMLLLCYHTFMSFILGTGEGDVEDAEKLLQPYLKKYPKGSIFLFFAGRIEEIKGNLDAAIKRFEECCEAQQQWKQFHHMCYWELMWCFTYKRHWKMAYFYADLLSKENSWSKATYAYMKAAYLSMLTADDCLTFGETAITLFRQVPGLKQKIAGKSLPTEKFAIRKARRYLAESPIPLPAPPLEMMYIWNGYTVIGKHRDLTEGMLKTLEEAQAKLESRNEFSIDDQCLLSLLKGLCLKHLGHQEEAEHYFTLVLCNESQIKYDHYLVPNALLEHGLLCLDNGRKDEAIKLLEAAKQNYKNYSMESRTHFRIQAALLKAKAMGENGNHVPSSP from the exons GTGCTTGCGGTCGGACCTGTCGCTGGCTCTGGAGGACTGCATGTCGGCCTTGGATCTGTTCCTCAGAAACCAGTTTGAGGAGGCACAGGCCCAGCTCAGATGCAG AACCAAAGACAGCATGTATCACGCTCTCACCTATGCCACCATCCTGGAGATGCAGGCCATGATGACATTTGACCCCCATCACATTCTGGCTGCAGGAAACACCATGAAGGAGGCCCAGGCTCTCTGTCAGCG GCATCGCAAGAAGTCCAGCTTCTCCAAGAACTTCACAGAAG aggAACTCCATGCAGAGGTGTGCTTTGCCGAATGTCTCCTGCAGAGGGCAGCACTCACCTTCCTTCAG GATGAAAACATGATCAGTTTCATCAAAGGGGGAATCAAAGTGAGGAACAGCTACCAGACATACAA AGAACTTCACACGGTCCTCCAGTCAGCTGGATACATTCACGGGGAAAACCACGGCCACTTTGAAGGTGGTGTGAAACTGGGAGTAGGAGCTTTTAATCTC ATGATCTCCATGTTGCCCACGCGGACGCTCAAGCTGCTGGAGTTTGTCGGTTTCTCTGGTAATAAG GAGTTTGGTCTGCAGCAGCTACAAGAGGGCTCTGCagaaaccacattcagatctttCCTATGtaacatgctgctgctgtgttatCATACCTTCATGAGTTTTATACTGG GCACAGGAGAGGGAGATGTTGAAGATGCAGAGAAACTACTGCAGCCATATCTCAAAAAATATCCCAAG gGATCCATCTTTTTGTTCTTCGCTGGTCGAATCGAGGAGATTAAAGGAAACCTAGATGCT GCTATCAAGCGATTTGAGGAGTGCTGCGAGGCTCAGCAGCAGTGGAAGCAGTTCCACCACATGTGTTACTGGGAGCTCATGTGGTGCTTCACATACAAGAGGCACTGGAAGATGGCCTACTTCTACGCTGACCTGCTCAGCAAGGAGAACTCCTGGTCCAAG GCTACCTATGCGTACATGAAAGCAGCCTACCTCAGCATGCTCACTGCAGATGATTGCCTAACCTTTGGGGAGACTGCAATCACTCTGTTCAG GCAGGTCCCTGGGCTGAAGCAGAAAATAGCAGGGAAATCTTTACCAACAGAGAAGTTTGCTATCAGGAAAGCACGTCGCTACCTTGCAGAAAGCCCcattcctcttcctgctcctccgcTG GAGATGATGTACATCTGGAACGGTTATACAGTCATTGGCAAACACAGAGACTTGACAGAGGGCATGCTTAAAACACTGGAAGAGGCCCAGGCTAAACTTGAGAGCA GGAATGAGTTCTCCATAGATGACCAGTGTCTTCTGAGCCTCTTAAAGGGACTGTGTCTCAAACACCTGGGGCACCAAGAAGAGGCCGAACACTACTTTACTCTGGTCCTCTGCAA TGAGAGTCAGATTAAGTATGACCATTACCTGGTTCCTAATGCCCTGCTGGAGCACGGCCTGCTGTGTCTGGACAATGGCCGAAAAGATGAAGCTATCAAACTGCTTGAAGCCGCCAA gcaaaattacaaaaactaCTCGATGGAATCTCGGACACACTTCCGGATTCAGGCTGCTCTGCTCAAAGCAAAGGCGATGGGGGAGAATGGCAACCACGTTCCCTCCAGCCCGTAA